In Nitrospira sp., the following proteins share a genomic window:
- a CDS encoding M20/M25/M40 family metallo-hydrolase: MTRMIRMPGDSFRGSLPPLTDEQRRLEDDLRASVQQLAGTIGERNLFHYKQLVAAAEYIHATLAGFGYEVRRQNYLVSGQTCVNLAAEVRGTDKPEDILLIGAHYDSAQGSPGANDNATGVAALLALARAFARTKPSHTLRFVAFTNEEPPFFQSRHMGSRVYAQQSRARGEKILLMLSLETIGYYSEEPASQGYPFPFSLFYPPTANFIAFVSNMDNASWVRQLLTAFRRHAQFPAEGGALWEWIPGVAWSDHWSFWKEGYPAVMVTDTAPNRYPHYHTATDTPDKIDYARMARVVSGLLRVIEDVAGGSR, translated from the coding sequence ATGACACGTATGATCCGTATGCCGGGCGACAGCTTTCGAGGATCTCTCCCTCCACTAACAGACGAACAACGCAGGCTGGAGGATGACCTGCGCGCCTCCGTGCAACAGCTCGCGGGCACGATCGGAGAGCGCAATCTGTTCCACTATAAGCAACTTGTTGCGGCGGCAGAATATATCCACGCGACGCTCGCTGGTTTCGGCTATGAAGTCCGTCGACAGAACTACCTCGTGTCCGGCCAGACCTGTGTCAATCTGGCAGCGGAGGTGCGAGGGACGGACAAACCAGAAGACATTCTCTTGATCGGCGCCCACTACGACTCCGCCCAAGGCAGTCCGGGGGCCAACGACAACGCCACCGGCGTGGCCGCCCTCCTCGCTTTGGCACGCGCCTTCGCCAGGACGAAACCATCGCACACCCTGCGATTCGTCGCCTTCACCAATGAAGAGCCGCCGTTCTTTCAGAGTCGCCACATGGGAAGCCGCGTCTATGCGCAACAGAGCCGTGCACGGGGTGAGAAGATCCTGCTGATGCTGAGTTTGGAGACGATCGGCTATTACTCCGAAGAGCCGGCTAGCCAGGGATACCCTTTTCCCTTCAGCCTGTTCTATCCCCCCACGGCGAACTTCATTGCCTTCGTGAGCAATATGGACAACGCGTCATGGGTCCGGCAATTGTTGACGGCCTTTCGCCGCCACGCGCAATTTCCCGCCGAAGGAGGAGCCCTGTGGGAATGGATTCCCGGCGTGGCCTGGTCAGACCACTGGTCGTTCTGGAAGGAAGGCTATCCCGCGGTGATGGTGACGGACACCGCACCGAATCGCTATCCGCACTATCATACGGCCACCGACACGCCGGACAAGATTGACTATGCCCGCATGGCCCGCGTTGTCTCCGGTCTGCTTCGGGTAATTGAGGACGTGGCAGGAGGATCACGGTGA
- a CDS encoding NAD(P)H-dependent oxidoreductase, giving the protein MAQHIAIIQGHPDSTVRHFCHALADEYAKGAEDGGHDVMRIDVAALDFPLLRTKQDFEKGQPPEAIKQAQDVVTWADHLVIIYPLWLGSMPALLKGFLEQLLRPGFAFEYQKSGGMAKKLLTGKSARIVVTMGMPAFVYRWIFFAHSLKSLKRNTLWFCGIGPVKSTIIGSIDGLTDRQRADWLDEMRGLGDVGK; this is encoded by the coding sequence ATGGCACAGCATATCGCCATCATTCAGGGTCATCCCGACTCGACGGTTCGACATTTCTGCCATGCGCTGGCCGACGAATATGCCAAGGGGGCAGAGGATGGCGGACATGATGTGATGCGTATCGACGTGGCGGCGCTCGACTTTCCTCTCTTGCGGACAAAACAGGATTTCGAGAAGGGCCAACCTCCGGAAGCGATCAAGCAGGCGCAGGATGTCGTGACCTGGGCCGATCACCTGGTGATCATCTATCCGCTCTGGCTGGGATCGATGCCGGCATTACTGAAAGGGTTCTTGGAACAGCTTCTGCGTCCGGGCTTTGCCTTCGAGTATCAGAAGTCCGGCGGGATGGCGAAAAAGCTGCTCACGGGAAAGTCGGCCCGCATCGTCGTGACCATGGGGATGCCGGCGTTTGTGTACCGCTGGATCTTCTTCGCCCACAGTCTCAAATCTCTCAAGCGCAACACCCTCTGGTTCTGTGGCATCGGCCCGGTGAAATCCACTATCATCGGATCTATCGACGGGCTGACGGACCGTCAGAGGGCCGACTGGTTGGATGAGATGCGGGGATTGGGGGATGTGGGGAAGTGA
- a CDS encoding Hsp20/alpha crystallin family protein yields the protein MSKAATEEKEEKAVATKKSGEVVSRGEEFEHWLERVMDDMWRRPFPSLFGRDRWLPIRPLGIRMPSLDVYEEKDSVVVKAELPGMNKEDIEVNLTGENLTIKGEKKEDKEVKEDDYYRRERSYGSFLRTVALPCEVKSGDIKASFKDGVLEVRMPKTEEAKKQAVSVKIE from the coding sequence ATGTCCAAAGCAGCTACCGAGGAAAAAGAAGAAAAGGCCGTCGCCACGAAGAAGTCCGGTGAGGTCGTGTCGCGCGGAGAAGAATTCGAACATTGGCTGGAGCGCGTGATGGATGATATGTGGCGTCGTCCGTTTCCCAGTCTGTTCGGGCGAGATCGCTGGTTGCCCATTCGTCCGCTGGGCATCCGGATGCCGTCGCTCGATGTCTATGAGGAGAAGGACAGCGTGGTGGTCAAGGCCGAACTGCCCGGCATGAACAAAGAAGACATTGAGGTAAATCTCACAGGGGAGAATCTGACGATCAAGGGCGAGAAGAAAGAGGACAAGGAAGTCAAAGAAGACGACTATTATCGCCGGGAGCGATCTTACGGGTCGTTCTTACGGACGGTCGCTCTGCCGTGCGAAGTGAAGAGCGGTGACATCAAAGCCTCGTTCAAAGACGGCGTGCTGGAAGTCCGGATGCCGAAGACGGAAGAAGCCAAGAAGCAAGCCGTGTCGGTCAAGATCGAGTAG
- a CDS encoding metalloregulator ArsR/SmtB family transcription factor, with product MSHFRSDTTLFEHHAEVCKIFSHPKRLQIIEALRHKELTVGEVVDHLSLPKANVSQHLAVLRQKKVVLTRREGLSIFYRIANPKIIQACDLMRQVLVEQLEEGERLAKRLKRR from the coding sequence ATGTCTCACTTCAGATCGGACACGACACTGTTCGAGCACCACGCCGAAGTGTGCAAGATTTTTTCGCATCCCAAGCGCCTTCAAATCATCGAGGCCCTCCGGCATAAAGAATTGACTGTCGGCGAGGTCGTTGATCATCTCAGCCTTCCCAAAGCCAATGTCTCTCAGCACTTAGCGGTCCTGCGCCAGAAAAAGGTTGTCCTGACTCGCCGGGAAGGATTGAGCATTTTTTACCGAATCGCTAATCCCAAGATTATCCAGGCCTGCGACCTGATGCGGCAGGTGCTCGTCGAACAACTTGAAGAAGGGGAACGGCTCGCGAAGCGCCTGAAAAGGCGGTGA
- a CDS encoding SufD family Fe-S cluster assembly protein: MSDLDDLRRTLPMVGAEPSILDDTSIAHVVAHGHHILSRRTVPGVRVELEETPDAIIGKLIVEAGAQIAQPIHMCFGLAHPTGIQQITIDVQICEGAQARVLSHCLFPLAQAAEHRMQAMMEIGPGASLTYTEGHYHGPHGGMRVLPHATIKIGKGARYFSDFSLLSGSVGTLDIDYLVEVEADGLAELSAKIFAHKTDHITLKEAVMLRGERSRSLIKTRVVLEDQAQADIVGITEAYAKGARGHVDCMEIVQGRAHASAIPIVRVFHPEAKVTHEAAIGSVDKKELETLMARGLSPEQAVEMIVSGILR, from the coding sequence ATGTCCGACCTTGACGACCTCAGACGCACCCTGCCGATGGTCGGAGCTGAACCCTCGATTCTCGATGATACGAGCATTGCGCATGTCGTGGCGCATGGGCATCACATCCTGAGTCGGCGGACGGTGCCCGGAGTCCGCGTGGAGCTGGAAGAAACGCCGGATGCCATTATCGGGAAACTGATCGTCGAAGCGGGTGCGCAGATCGCTCAGCCCATCCACATGTGTTTCGGACTCGCGCATCCGACCGGAATCCAACAGATCACAATCGACGTCCAGATCTGCGAAGGGGCGCAGGCGCGCGTGCTGTCCCATTGCCTCTTTCCTCTTGCGCAAGCGGCGGAACATCGCATGCAAGCCATGATGGAGATCGGACCGGGTGCATCGCTGACCTATACCGAAGGCCACTACCACGGCCCCCATGGAGGCATGCGGGTCTTGCCCCATGCGACAATCAAGATCGGCAAAGGCGCGCGGTATTTTTCGGACTTCTCGCTGCTCTCCGGCTCAGTAGGCACGCTCGACATCGACTATCTCGTGGAAGTGGAAGCCGACGGCCTGGCCGAACTCAGCGCGAAGATCTTCGCGCATAAGACCGATCACATCACGCTCAAAGAAGCGGTGATGCTCCGCGGGGAGCGCTCACGCAGTCTCATCAAGACCCGCGTGGTGCTGGAAGATCAGGCGCAGGCCGACATCGTCGGCATTACTGAAGCCTATGCCAAAGGCGCGCGCGGCCACGTCGATTGCATGGAGATCGTGCAGGGCCGGGCCCATGCCAGCGCCATCCCGATCGTGCGGGTCTTCCACCCGGAAGCAAAGGTCACCCACGAAGCCGCCATCGGCAGCGTGGACAAGAAAGAACTCGAAACGCTGATGGCCCGGGGGCTGAGTCCCGAGCAAGCGGTCGAAATGATTGTGAGCGGGATTCTGCGGTAA
- a CDS encoding MMPL family transporter: protein MNRSETPAPTWSARVVDATLRLCVDFPRLTISVILLLTVWAILQLPKITTDTDPENMLEPDSPVRVSHEATKRTFGIHELIVVGFESERDLFNVDDLTKLFRINREILNIPGVIIPDVLSLVTTDTMRKSGDTLEIRKLLERPPQTQEDARQLKDTLLGNPLFREKLISQDGQRVAFYIPIERKEIAARVTREIQALVDTEPGITAKIAGLPMAEMVFGEQMFLLMGVLSPLVMLVITVGLWIFFKDWRLIVAPLLVSMLSVLWTMGLLIGLGYPVHIMSSMIPIFLMVTGLADGIHILSQFYDVYPRYGDKRTAILETMKELYSPVLYTSYTVMAGFGSLMLVNIPPVRIFGLFVAIGVFAAWILTVTFLPAFMMLLNEETLKRHWKGEVATGGLLVRVANWLGRLGMARSWGVLLAGIAVLALAGYGMEQNRVNDDPVKWFKASSPIRQASRLMNQQFGGTYMAYLVAEADAPDAATRPEVLRYLDELQREIGQDPRVGKTTSLADILRWINRVLTGNDELPRSQELAAQYLFLYLSSGGSPDTLDNFVDYGYQRLNIWLQLKTGDNQDMIEVMERVTRYVTAHPLPGVRVEMTGPTYVNVVWQQVMVTGMLGSFAGSVVTVLLIMAIEFRSLLWALIGVVPLLITIFVSYGLLFFIGKEIDMPIAVCSSLALGIGVDFAIHFIFRFRERYRQERDLQKSLQWTFGEPAVGILRNALLLFLGFAVMLAAPLGPYVTVGAFAAIDMLVGALATLLLLPALIVLLQRVILKKEV, encoded by the coding sequence ATGAACAGGTCTGAAACGCCGGCTCCCACGTGGTCGGCGCGCGTGGTGGACGCGACCCTCCGGCTGTGCGTGGACTTCCCGCGGCTGACGATCAGCGTAATCCTGCTTCTCACCGTCTGGGCCATCCTCCAACTGCCCAAGATCACCACCGACACGGACCCTGAAAACATGCTGGAGCCGGACTCGCCCGTGCGGGTGTCCCACGAAGCCACGAAGCGAACCTTCGGGATTCATGAGCTCATCGTCGTGGGTTTCGAGAGCGAGCGGGATCTTTTCAACGTCGACGATCTCACCAAGCTCTTCCGGATCAACCGCGAGATCCTGAATATTCCAGGAGTCATCATCCCCGACGTCTTAAGCCTCGTGACCACCGACACGATGCGGAAGAGCGGGGACACCCTGGAGATCAGAAAACTCTTGGAACGCCCACCGCAGACGCAAGAGGACGCTCGGCAGCTCAAGGACACCCTGCTTGGCAATCCACTGTTCCGGGAAAAACTCATCTCCCAGGATGGGCAGCGGGTGGCCTTCTACATCCCGATTGAGCGGAAAGAGATCGCGGCGCGGGTCACCAGGGAGATTCAGGCGCTGGTCGATACAGAGCCTGGAATCACGGCCAAGATCGCCGGCCTTCCCATGGCAGAGATGGTGTTCGGGGAGCAGATGTTTCTGCTGATGGGCGTGCTGTCTCCACTGGTGATGCTGGTCATCACCGTCGGTCTGTGGATATTCTTCAAGGACTGGCGGCTCATCGTGGCCCCGTTACTCGTCTCGATGCTGAGCGTGCTCTGGACCATGGGGCTGTTGATCGGCCTCGGCTATCCGGTCCACATCATGAGCTCCATGATCCCGATCTTTCTGATGGTCACCGGCCTAGCCGACGGGATTCACATTCTCAGCCAGTTCTACGACGTCTATCCCCGCTATGGAGACAAACGCACGGCCATCCTCGAAACGATGAAAGAACTATATTCGCCGGTGCTGTACACCTCCTATACCGTGATGGCCGGGTTTGGGTCGCTGATGCTCGTCAACATTCCGCCGGTCCGGATTTTCGGCCTGTTTGTGGCCATCGGGGTCTTTGCCGCCTGGATCCTGACCGTGACGTTCCTGCCGGCGTTCATGATGCTGCTCAATGAGGAGACACTCAAGCGGCATTGGAAGGGTGAGGTGGCCACTGGCGGCCTGCTTGTCAGAGTGGCTAATTGGCTGGGGCGCCTGGGGATGGCCAGGAGTTGGGGGGTGCTTCTCGCCGGCATCGCGGTGCTGGCGCTGGCAGGCTACGGAATGGAGCAAAACCGGGTGAATGACGATCCGGTGAAGTGGTTCAAAGCCTCAAGTCCGATCCGGCAAGCCAGCCGGCTCATGAACCAGCAATTCGGCGGCACCTACATGGCCTACCTCGTGGCGGAGGCGGATGCGCCAGACGCCGCGACGAGACCGGAGGTACTCCGTTATCTCGACGAGCTTCAACGGGAGATCGGCCAGGACCCCAGGGTCGGCAAAACCACCTCACTCGCCGACATCCTCCGGTGGATCAACCGAGTCCTGACCGGCAATGATGAGCTTCCGCGTAGCCAGGAGCTGGCCGCGCAGTATCTCTTTCTCTATCTCTCCTCCGGCGGCTCGCCGGACACCTTGGACAATTTCGTGGACTACGGATACCAGCGGCTCAATATCTGGCTGCAACTGAAGACCGGGGACAACCAGGACATGATCGAAGTCATGGAGCGAGTCACGCGCTATGTGACGGCGCACCCGCTCCCGGGGGTCCGTGTCGAGATGACCGGCCCGACGTACGTCAACGTGGTGTGGCAGCAGGTGATGGTCACCGGCATGCTGGGCTCCTTTGCGGGCTCAGTCGTGACGGTCCTGCTGATCATGGCGATCGAGTTCCGCTCGCTGCTCTGGGCGCTGATCGGAGTGGTCCCGCTGTTGATCACCATCTTCGTCTCATACGGTCTGCTGTTTTTCATCGGCAAAGAGATCGATATGCCCATCGCGGTGTGCTCCTCGCTGGCCCTCGGGATCGGTGTGGACTTTGCCATCCACTTTATCTTCCGATTCCGGGAACGCTACCGCCAGGAACGGGATCTCCAGAAAAGCTTGCAGTGGACCTTCGGCGAACCGGCGGTGGGGATTCTCCGGAACGCGCTCCTTCTTTTCCTGGGGTTTGCCGTGATGCTCGCAGCACCGCTGGGTCCCTACGTGACGGTGGGCGCCTTCGCCGCCATTGACATGTTGGTGGGCGCTCTTGCCACATTGCTGCTGCTGCCGGCCCTGATCGTGCTGCTCCAACGAGTGATTCTGAAGAAGGAGGTGTGA
- a CDS encoding BON domain-containing protein: MSERERVLKEVRAALEREPRINLHKYSVTMEFADGVLTLEGEAEHIAAKKLAMELAIAVSGVTGIVDRLHVTPATRMGDGAILDAVRDALLQESSLLNCSIQVIRKEQLETVREVTREPRGAIRLSVNEGVVLLDDHVTGLTQKRLAGVLAWWVPGSRDVINGMEVIPDQPDSDEEMAKAVRIVLKKDPFVNGERIRVAARQSVVTLEGDAPSAPQKEMAEFDAWCVFGVDKVINRLEVRP; encoded by the coding sequence ATGTCGGAGCGGGAGAGAGTCCTCAAAGAGGTTCGTGCGGCCTTGGAGCGTGAGCCGCGCATCAATTTGCACAAGTATTCCGTGACAATGGAATTTGCCGACGGCGTGCTCACCCTGGAAGGCGAGGCGGAGCATATCGCCGCCAAGAAACTGGCGATGGAACTGGCGATCGCCGTATCGGGAGTGACCGGAATCGTGGATCGTCTCCACGTGACGCCCGCCACTCGCATGGGGGACGGGGCTATTCTGGATGCGGTGCGTGATGCATTGCTCCAGGAATCCTCCCTCCTGAATTGTTCGATCCAGGTGATTCGCAAAGAGCAGCTTGAAACCGTTCGGGAGGTCACCCGCGAACCTCGCGGGGCTATTCGCCTGTCCGTGAACGAGGGCGTGGTGTTGCTCGACGATCATGTGACCGGGCTCACGCAGAAACGCCTGGCCGGGGTGCTGGCCTGGTGGGTGCCCGGCAGCCGCGATGTCATCAACGGAATGGAAGTGATCCCGGATCAACCGGACTCGGATGAGGAGATGGCGAAAGCCGTGCGAATCGTCTTAAAAAAAGACCCATTCGTAAACGGTGAACGTATCCGCGTGGCCGCCCGGCAATCGGTGGTGACCCTCGAAGGCGATGCGCCGTCCGCACCGCAGAAGGAGATGGCGGAATTCGACGCCTGGTGCGTGTTCGGCGTCGATAAAGTCATCAATCGTTTGGAAGTCCGTCCATAA
- a CDS encoding aldo/keto reductase → MKSRRLDRDGGEGSLNRRQLLKALGALGSMVALGGTRGLADALEPVRSSTTGDIPKRLLGKTGVQVSALCFGGAHWGRIEDDVEAIRILQEAIDAGVTFLDNAWEYNGGRSEELMGKALQGRRQQVFLMTKVCSHGRDKRVALQQLDESLRRLKTDYLDLWQIHEVVYLDDPDRHFAPGGAAEALLEVKRQGKVRFIGFTGHKDPKIHLKMLAHDFPFDTCQMPLNVFDGTYRSFEQEVLPVLTQRGIAPIGMKSLSGNAEPIKQGLVTPEEALRYVLSLPIAALVSGIDSREVLQQNLDIMRRYVPMTVAEMQGLRTRVARYAMDGRFELFKSTNRYDGRIGREQHGLS, encoded by the coding sequence ATGAAATCACGAAGGCTTGATCGAGATGGCGGGGAAGGGTCGCTTAATCGTCGGCAGCTGTTGAAGGCGCTCGGTGCGCTCGGATCGATGGTTGCGCTGGGCGGCACTCGCGGACTGGCGGATGCGCTGGAGCCGGTGCGCTCGTCTACGACCGGGGACATCCCGAAGCGCCTGTTGGGGAAAACCGGCGTGCAGGTTTCCGCGCTCTGTTTCGGCGGCGCCCATTGGGGCCGAATCGAAGACGATGTCGAGGCGATTCGCATCCTTCAGGAAGCGATCGACGCAGGCGTGACCTTTCTGGACAATGCCTGGGAGTACAACGGCGGACGCTCTGAAGAGCTCATGGGGAAGGCCCTGCAAGGCCGGCGGCAGCAGGTCTTTCTCATGACGAAGGTCTGTTCGCACGGACGCGATAAGCGGGTGGCATTGCAGCAGCTCGACGAATCGCTCCGCCGCCTGAAGACGGATTATCTCGATCTCTGGCAGATTCACGAAGTGGTCTATCTCGACGACCCGGATCGGCACTTTGCGCCGGGCGGGGCGGCCGAGGCCTTGCTCGAAGTGAAGCGGCAGGGTAAGGTGCGGTTCATCGGTTTCACCGGACACAAAGATCCGAAGATTCATCTGAAAATGCTCGCCCATGATTTTCCTTTCGACACCTGCCAGATGCCGCTCAATGTCTTTGACGGAACCTATCGGAGTTTCGAGCAGGAGGTGCTGCCGGTCCTCACGCAGCGGGGCATCGCTCCGATTGGAATGAAGAGCCTGAGCGGCAATGCCGAGCCGATCAAGCAGGGTCTCGTCACACCGGAGGAAGCGTTGCGGTATGTGTTGAGTCTGCCGATCGCCGCTCTGGTCAGCGGCATCGATTCACGGGAAGTCTTACAGCAGAATCTCGATATCATGCGGCGTTACGTCCCGATGACGGTCGCCGAGATGCAGGGGCTGCGGACTCGCGTGGCCCGCTACGCCATGGACGGGCGATTCGAGTTGTTCAAGTCCACAAACCGCTACGACGGCCGCATCGGGCGGGAGCAGCATGGTTTATCCTAG
- a CDS encoding phosphoribosyltransferase — protein MPDQEFGLFKDRHDAGQRLVQKLLRYKGAKDAIVIALPRGGVAVGYDISLALRLPLDVFITRKLGAPSNPELAMGALAETGYRHMNEDVIREYHVSSAQLEEETQRQKSEISRRLNRYRGGRTLPSLKGRTVILVDDGIATGATFFASLGALLKAEAAKIVAAVPVAPPRIVAELKTLVDEVVVLHTSDWFFGIGQFYEEFPQVEDDEVMACLEEVRRALLPNGRSAG, from the coding sequence ATGCCGGATCAAGAGTTTGGCCTCTTCAAGGATCGGCATGATGCCGGTCAACGGCTCGTTCAGAAGCTGCTCCGTTATAAGGGTGCGAAGGATGCGATCGTCATCGCTTTGCCGCGTGGCGGGGTGGCAGTGGGTTATGACATCAGCCTGGCATTGCGACTCCCGTTGGACGTGTTCATCACACGCAAGCTGGGAGCGCCTTCGAATCCCGAACTTGCGATGGGGGCGCTGGCTGAAACCGGCTATCGGCATATGAATGAAGATGTCATCCGCGAATACCACGTGAGCAGCGCTCAGTTGGAGGAGGAGACGCAACGTCAGAAGAGTGAAATCAGCAGGAGACTCAATCGATATCGTGGCGGACGCACCCTTCCTTCCTTGAAAGGCCGGACGGTTATCCTGGTGGACGATGGCATTGCGACAGGGGCGACGTTCTTTGCGTCCCTCGGCGCATTGCTCAAGGCGGAGGCGGCGAAGATCGTCGCGGCGGTGCCGGTGGCGCCACCCCGGATCGTGGCGGAGTTGAAGACGCTCGTCGATGAGGTGGTCGTGTTGCATACGTCCGACTGGTTCTTCGGTATCGGCCAGTTCTATGAAGAGTTTCCCCAGGTGGAGGATGACGAAGTGATGGCCTGCCTGGAAGAAGTGCGTAGGGCACTCTTGCCGAATGGGAGAAGTGCGGGATGA
- a CDS encoding YbhB/YbcL family Raf kinase inhibitor-like protein, with protein sequence MAFELTSSAFKEGERIPDRYTCEGDDLSPPFHWSVPPAETKSFALIADDPDAPGGMWVHWVIYNLSLDLRGLPEGIPAKDHWLDGALQGLTDFNRVGYGGPCPPPGKPHRYYFKLYALDAVLNLKPRATKSQVLEACKGHVLAEAQLMGRFGR encoded by the coding sequence ATGGCGTTTGAACTCACGAGCTCGGCATTCAAGGAGGGTGAGCGGATTCCGGACCGGTATACTTGCGAAGGAGACGATCTGTCGCCGCCGTTCCATTGGAGTGTGCCACCAGCCGAGACGAAAAGTTTTGCTCTGATTGCAGACGATCCCGATGCGCCGGGCGGCATGTGGGTCCATTGGGTGATCTATAACCTGTCGCTCGATTTGCGCGGGCTTCCCGAAGGCATTCCTGCCAAAGACCATTGGCTCGACGGCGCGCTGCAAGGCCTGACCGACTTCAATCGGGTCGGCTACGGAGGTCCCTGCCCTCCGCCGGGGAAGCCTCATCGGTACTACTTCAAGCTCTATGCGCTGGATGCCGTCCTGAATCTGAAGCCGCGCGCAACCAAGAGTCAGGTGCTGGAGGCCTGCAAGGGGCATGTCCTCGCAGAGGCGCAACTTATGGGCCGGTTTGGCCGGTAG
- the amrS gene encoding AmmeMemoRadiSam system radical SAM enzyme, whose product MSRKYWHQLKDGRIQCDLCPRYCTLQEGQQGLCFVRARQQDQIVLTTYGRSSGFCVDPIEKKPLHHFLPGTSVLSFGTAGCNLSCKFCQNWDMSKSREMDTLADEASPETIARAAAKLGCRSVAYTYNDPIIFHEYAIDVAQACREHGIKSVAVTAGYVCDEPREEFYRYMDAANVDLKGFTERFYQQVCGGSLQPVLDTLIYIKHHTKVWLEITTLVIPGENDSEAEIERLTQWVVEHLGPDVPIHFSGFHPDYKMLNIPATPASTLTMARRIAMKNGIRYAYTGNVRDGEGGSTYCHHCYEQLIVRDWYELSAWNVTEDGACRFCQTPCAGVFEAQPGHWGSRRVPILLNRF is encoded by the coding sequence GTGTCTAGGAAATATTGGCATCAACTGAAGGATGGGCGCATCCAGTGCGACCTCTGTCCGCGCTATTGCACCCTTCAAGAAGGACAACAAGGGCTTTGTTTTGTCCGGGCGCGGCAGCAGGATCAGATCGTCCTCACGACCTATGGGCGATCCAGCGGGTTTTGCGTCGATCCGATTGAAAAGAAACCGCTGCATCATTTTCTTCCCGGCACCTCGGTGCTTTCGTTTGGAACCGCCGGGTGCAATCTCTCGTGCAAGTTCTGTCAGAACTGGGACATGAGCAAATCCCGCGAGATGGATACTTTGGCGGATGAGGCTTCGCCGGAAACGATCGCGCGCGCCGCAGCGAAACTCGGGTGCCGGTCCGTGGCCTATACCTACAATGATCCGATCATCTTCCACGAATATGCGATTGACGTGGCGCAGGCCTGTCGCGAGCATGGCATCAAGTCGGTGGCCGTGACGGCCGGGTACGTCTGCGATGAGCCGCGGGAAGAATTCTACCGCTACATGGATGCGGCGAATGTCGACCTGAAGGGATTTACCGAGCGCTTCTACCAGCAGGTCTGTGGCGGGAGCCTGCAACCGGTCCTGGACACGCTGATCTACATCAAACATCACACGAAGGTGTGGCTGGAAATCACCACCCTGGTCATCCCGGGTGAAAACGACTCCGAGGCCGAGATCGAACGGCTGACCCAGTGGGTGGTGGAGCATCTTGGCCCAGACGTGCCGATCCATTTCAGCGGCTTTCATCCGGACTATAAGATGCTCAACATTCCAGCCACGCCGGCGAGCACGCTGACCATGGCCCGCAGGATTGCCATGAAGAACGGCATCCGGTACGCCTATACAGGCAATGTGCGGGACGGAGAGGGCGGCAGCACCTATTGCCACCATTGTTACGAGCAGCTCATTGTCCGGGATTGGTATGAGCTGAGTGCGTGGAATGTGACGGAAGATGGGGCATGTCGTTTCTGTCAGACGCCTTGCGCCGGTGTGTTCGAAGCACAGCCGGGGCACTGGGGATCCAGACGGGTGCCCATCCTCTTGAACCGTTTCTGA
- a CDS encoding ATP-binding cassette domain-containing protein encodes MPVPLLDIAALTFEADHHPILDRLDLSIQPGEIHALLGANGSGKTTLAYVLMGCEGYGPSGGHIVFNGIDLLPLKMYERARLGLTLAWQEPARFEGVTVREYLSLGKPDFDPASALRQVGLDPDRYLHRRVDKSLSGGERHRIELASVLSMNPKLAILDEPSAGIDMLSITHIIGIIRAVKAGGGSVILITHQEEVALIADRASQLCAGRIIFSGSPREAVDHFRGRACVRCDGEVCTDVRP; translated from the coding sequence ATGCCGGTTCCCCTGCTCGATATTGCTGCGCTCACCTTCGAGGCGGATCATCATCCCATCCTGGATCGGCTCGACTTGTCGATCCAGCCGGGAGAGATTCATGCCCTGCTCGGCGCCAACGGATCGGGGAAAACCACGCTGGCCTATGTGTTGATGGGATGCGAAGGCTATGGGCCGAGCGGAGGCCATATCGTATTCAACGGGATAGACCTGTTACCGCTCAAGATGTATGAACGGGCCAGATTAGGACTCACGCTCGCCTGGCAGGAGCCGGCGCGATTCGAAGGGGTCACGGTGCGCGAATATCTCAGCCTGGGAAAGCCGGACTTCGATCCGGCCTCGGCCCTCAGGCAAGTCGGTCTTGACCCGGACCGCTACCTGCATCGCCGGGTAGATAAATCCCTCAGCGGAGGGGAACGCCACCGGATCGAACTCGCCTCGGTGTTATCCATGAACCCGAAGCTGGCAATCCTCGATGAGCCGTCGGCCGGGATCGATATGCTCTCGATTACACACATTATCGGCATCATTCGCGCCGTGAAAGCCGGCGGCGGATCCGTCATCTTGATCACCCATCAAGAGGAGGTCGCCCTCATCGCCGATCGCGCGTCACAACTTTGCGCCGGACGCATCATCTTCTCCGGCAGTCCCCGAGAAGCCGTCGATCATTTCCGCGGGCGGGCCTGCGTCCGTTGCGACGGGGAGGTGTGTACCGATGTCCGACCTTGA